Genomic window (Streptomyces sp. NBC_00078):
CGGGGCGATGAAGGATCTGCAGAAGCTGGCCGGCGAACGGGAGTTCCTGCTGGTCGCCGATTCCAAGCTGGTTTCCTACCCGAACGTCGCCGCACTGCTGGCAGCCAGGACGGCATTCATCGCCCCGGTCCCGGCGGCTCAGGTCAAGGACGGTTTCTATGCCGCCTTGGACCTGGAGGCCGCCACTGTCGTGGACTGGGTGCCCGACCGCGACGCGGGCAAGGACCCCGCCCAGCGCGAGGTCTACCGGGTACTGGAGGACGTTCACACCCTGAACGGTCCGCGCAGGCGCGACCCGGTCCTGAGCGTTCGCCGAATCCTGGTCCACTCCACCGGCAACGCTGCGGGCCAGCAGGCCGCCCGCACCAAACGCCTCACCCGCGCGGCCGAGGACCTGGACAAGGTCCAGCACGGAGCCGGCGGCAGGTACTACAACACCGCCGAGAAGATCGCGGCCCGTATCGGCGTGATCGCCAAGACCCGGCGGGTTGCCTCCTGCCTGCGCACCGAGATCGGCGAAGACGACAACGGCAGGCCCACCCTGGCCTGGCACTTCGACCATCAGGTCCTGGACGACGAGGCGGCAGCCGACGGCTGGTACGCGCTGCTGACGGCGCTGACCCCCGAGCAGGCCGACCCGGGCCAGGTCCTGATCCAGTACAAGGGCCAGGGATCGGTCGAGCGCCGTTACGCGGACTTCAAGGGCCCCCTGGCGGTCACCCCGCTGTTCGTGCAGCACAACCACCGCGTCGCCGCCCTGATCCAGGTCATCTGCCTGGCCCTGCTGGTCTTCAGCCTGATCGAGCGCCAGGTCAGACAAGCCCTGGGCCCCGAGCAGACGATGGTCGGCCTCTACCCGGACAACCGCCGGGTGCGGCCCACCGGCCGCATGATCCTCTACCACCTGAGCGAACTCGCCCTGCGGATCGGCAACGTCACCGATCCACCCACCGTCCAGATCACCCGAGGAGTCCAACTCCACCTCCTCGACCTCCTCGGCATCGAAGTCACTCAAACCCGCTGGCCAATGACCTGAAACGGCGACCCGCGAAGTACAGGGCTAGTGCTCTGACCACATTGGTTCGCCGGGTTGGTGGTCGGGGCGGTTGGATGTGCGGTGACGTCCGATCCGAGTGCTGGGGGTGCGGTGGCTGAGCCTGTCCGCGTGCGCAGGTTGACCGACCAGGAGGGGCAGAAGCTGCAGCAGATCGTGCGCCGGGGCAGCACCAGTTCGGTGCGCTTCCGACGCGCGATGATGCTACTGGCGTCGGCTGGCGGGAACCGGGTCCCGGTGATCGCCCAGCTGGTGCAGGCCGACGAGGACACAGTCCGGGATGTGATCCACCGGTTCAACGAGATCGGCCTGGCCTGTCTGGACCCTCGGTGGGCGGGAGGCCGTCCCCGCCTGCTCAGTCCTGACGACGAGGACTTCGTCGTCCAGACGGCCACCACCCGCCCGACCAAGCTCGGCCAGCCCTTCACCCGCTGGTCCATCCGCAAACTCGCCGCCTACCTGCGGAAAGTCCATGGGCGGGTCATCCGCATCGGTCGCGAGGCATTACGCCGTCTGCTCGCCCGCCGCGGCATCACCTTCCAGCGCACCAAGACGTGGAAGGAGTCCCCGGACCCCGACCGCGAGGCAAAGCTGGACCGGATCGAGGAGGTCCTGGACCGCTTCCCGGACCGGGTCTTCGCGTTCGACGAGTTCGGCCCGCTCGGAATCCGCCCCACCGGCGGTGCGTGCTGGGCTCCCGCCAGTCATCCCGAGCGGCACCCGGCGACCTACCACCGCACCCACGGCGTCAGGTACTTCCACGGCTGCTATTCGGTCGGCGACGACACGCTCTGGGGCGTCAACCGCCGGAAGAAGGGGGCCGCGAACACCCTGGCCGCGCTCAGGTCGATCCGGGCCGCCCGCCCGGACGGCGCCCCGATCTACGTCATCCTGGACAACCTGTCCGCCCACAAGGGCGAGACGATCCGCCGCTGGGCGAAGAAGAACCGCGTCGAGCTGTGCTTCACGCCGACATACGCGTCCTGGGCCAACCCGATCGAGGCGCACTTCGGACCGTTGCGGCAGTTCACCGTCGCGAACTCCAACCACCGCAACCACACCGTGCAGACCCGGGCCCTGCACGCCTATCTGCGCTGGCGCAACGCGAATGCCCGTCACCCCGACGTGCTGGCAGCCCAGCGCCGCGAGCGCGCTCGCATCCGCAGCGAGAAGGGCATCCGTTGGGGCGGACGTCCCCTCGCCGATGCCGCTTGACCGGCCGGATATCTTTCCCGGCCGAGTCCTAGCAGTAGCCGTCCACGCTGGCGCCGACTGGAGCGAGGTTGGGCCAGGGACGCCCTGCTCTGTCGGAGGCAGCGGACCGTAGGAGGTCAAGAAGAGTGCACCCTGGGTAGCCCCGGAAGCTCGCGTAGGTGCCCCGGTAGTAGCAGTTCCAGTAGCTCACGACCCGCCGTTGCGTGCGTGCGAAGAAGGCCGGGTTGTCCACGATGAACTGCCCGTAAGCGAGGTGGCCGCAGGTGCCGGGCGTGGCGAGGCCACGGAGCTCATCGCAGATGACCACCAGGATTTCCAAGACGTACTCGCCAACCAGCTGCACGACGAAGGGGACGACCCATGGGTCCGTGGAACCAACGACCTTCTCCAGATGACGCTGTCTGACCACCCCGTCGCAGTGCCTTGAGTACAGACAGTGCAGAAGCTGCCGTTGGCGCGACGAAAGCGACGCCACCGCGTCAGTTGGCGGCTCGCCGTTGTAGAGGCGGCCGGGGATCAAAACCTGCTGGCCCTCTACAGCGACCGAGAACGAGGCATGCGGCGGGAACCGAGAATCAGGCATCACCGCCAGGACTGCCTCGGCATCGCTTGCAAGCTCGGCTGGGAACGCCGTGACCAACGGATTGCTGCTGTCGGAAAGCGGCTGCACGAGCCGAGCATAGGCGGATGCCACGGCCAGGTAGCCGGCATCAATGGCCACACACCCGCTCAACCCGGCGAAGGTATGCGGTCAGAGCACTAGCCACTGTGGCGAAGCGATCCGGTAACATAATCTCTCGCACGCTGGCGAACTGTGCCGCGCATGGACGCCACGGTTCCGCTCGTCCAAGCCCGCTGAGCGTCCACGTGCCGTCAGGCCAGCAGGGAGAGAGCCATCGACAACCCACATGAGACGACGATTGCTGGACCTCGCGATCACCAGT
Coding sequences:
- a CDS encoding IS1634 family transposase, with amino-acid sequence MVEKRLGALPVAAEFLRRLDVAGIVDGLCPSAPSAHLTHGQVIEALVANRLTSPIPLFRVGDWARTWAVEEVLGIEAGLLNDDRLARALDAIAPKLEQLAGTVGARAITEFGIDVSRLHWDMTSMSVHGAYPLEDQDDAFPVIKHGHPKDRRVDLKQVQAGLAVTGDGGIPVHARVFGGGAAEVSQVVGAMKDLQKLAGEREFLLVADSKLVSYPNVAALLAARTAFIAPVPAAQVKDGFYAALDLEAATVVDWVPDRDAGKDPAQREVYRVLEDVHTLNGPRRRDPVLSVRRILVHSTGNAAGQQAARTKRLTRAAEDLDKVQHGAGGRYYNTAEKIAARIGVIAKTRRVASCLRTEIGEDDNGRPTLAWHFDHQVLDDEAAADGWYALLTALTPEQADPGQVLIQYKGQGSVERRYADFKGPLAVTPLFVQHNHRVAALIQVICLALLVFSLIERQVRQALGPEQTMVGLYPDNRRVRPTGRMILYHLSELALRIGNVTDPPTVQITRGVQLHLLDLLGIEVTQTRWPMT
- a CDS encoding IS630 family transposase, with the translated sequence MAEPVRVRRLTDQEGQKLQQIVRRGSTSSVRFRRAMMLLASAGGNRVPVIAQLVQADEDTVRDVIHRFNEIGLACLDPRWAGGRPRLLSPDDEDFVVQTATTRPTKLGQPFTRWSIRKLAAYLRKVHGRVIRIGREALRRLLARRGITFQRTKTWKESPDPDREAKLDRIEEVLDRFPDRVFAFDEFGPLGIRPTGGACWAPASHPERHPATYHRTHGVRYFHGCYSVGDDTLWGVNRRKKGAANTLAALRSIRAARPDGAPIYVILDNLSAHKGETIRRWAKKNRVELCFTPTYASWANPIEAHFGPLRQFTVANSNHRNHTVQTRALHAYLRWRNANARHPDVLAAQRRERARIRSEKGIRWGGRPLADAA